Proteins from a genomic interval of Toxotes jaculatrix isolate fToxJac2 chromosome 5, fToxJac2.pri, whole genome shotgun sequence:
- the rfx4 gene encoding transcription factor RFX4 isoform X1 → MHCGLLEEPDMDSTESWIERCLNESESKRYSSHTSLGNMSNDEHEEKENNRASKPHSTPATLEWLEENYEIAEGVCIPRSALYMHYLDFSEKHDTQPVNAASFGKIIRQQFPALTTRRLGTRGQSKYHYYGIAVKETSQYYDVMYSKKGAAWVNETGKKEVTKQTVAYSPRSKLGTLLPEFPNVKDLNLPASLPEERVSTFIMMYRTHCQRILDTVIRANFDEVQSFLLHFWQGMPPHMLPVLGSPTVVNIVGVCDSILYKAISGVLMPTVLQALPDSLTQVIRKFAKQLDEWLKIALHDLPENLRNIKFELSRRFSQILKRQTSLNHLCQASRTVINSADITFQMLEDWRNVDLNSITKQTLYTMEDSQEEHRQLIIHLYQEFDRLLEEQSPIEAYIEWLDSMVDRCVVKVAGKRPGCLKKVAQQFLLMWSCFGTRVIRDMTLHSAPSFGSFHLIHLMFDDYVLYLLESLHCQERANDLMRAMKGEGSTAEREEEFTLTETTPTSPSPGSYSPARSVHSVGVSSASSPTAAVSPEYTGVTTTTGAVQSYTWSLTYTVTTAGGSGPEAGQQLSCMRSSAPVPPPSSAHRMPVYTHREEHGYTGSYNYGSYANQHPHSIQSQYPSLAHEPALPAPLHYSAYHRSSAQYQLNGQMSRMEPCLMGSTPRLHPAPVAPRWPDVSPANSCYTSPPMHSSRYATSGDMYSPLGPRRNSEYEHSQHFPGFAYINGEATTGWAK, encoded by the exons ATGCATTGCGGGCTGCTGGAGGAGCCTGATATGGATTCCACAG agagttGGATTGAAAGATGCCTCAATGAGAGTGAGAGCAAGCGATACTCCAGTCACACGTCTCTGGGGAACATGTCCAACGATGAAC atgaagaaaaagaaaacaacagagccTCTAAACCACATTCGACACCAGCTACTCTGGAATG GCTAGAGGAGAATTATGAGATTGCAGAAGGTGTGTGCATCCCCCGAAGTGCTCTCTACATGCATTACCTAGACTTCAGTGAGAAGCACGACACACAGCCTGTGAACGCAGCCAGCTTTGGAAAG ATCATAAGGCAACAGTTTCCAGCATTAACTACCAGAAGACTGGGGACAAGAGGGCAGTCCAA GTACCACTACTACGGCATAGCTGTGAAGGAGACCTCTCAGTATTATGACGTGATGTACTCCAAAAAGGGAGCGGCGTGGGTGAACGAGACGGGGAAGAAAGAGGTCACGAAGCAGACAGTGGCGTATTCACCACGCTCCAAACTGGGGACGCTCCTGCCAGAGTTTCCAAATGTCAAAGACCTAAATTTGCCCGCCAGCCTGCCAGAAGAGAGG GTGTCAACCTTCATCATGATGTACAGAACGCACTGTCAGAGGATACTGGACACTGTTATTCGAGCCAACTTTGATGAG GTCCAAAGCTTCCTGCTGCACTTCTGGCAGGGCATGCCGCCCCACATGCTCCCTGTCCTCGGCTCCCCAACGGTGGTGAACATAGTCGGTGTTTGTGACTCCATCCTCTACAAGGCCATCTCTGGGGTGCTGATGCCCACCGTCCTGCAAGCACTGCCTGATAG TTTGACTCAGGTTATTCGAAAATTTGCCAAACAGCTCGACGAGTGGCTTAAAATAGCACTTCACGACCTTCCTGAAAACCTCAGAAACATCAAATTTGAAT TGTCGAGGAGATTTTCTCAGATTCTGAAGCGGCAAACATCATTAAACCATCTTTGTCAG GCGTCTCGGACTGTGATAAACAGTGCCGACATCACCTTTCAAATGCTGGAGGACTGGAGGAATGTGGACTTAAACAGCATCACCAAGCAGACACTTTACACCATGGAGGACTCACAAGAGGAGCACAGGCAGCTTATTATCCACT TGTATCAAGAGTTTGACCGTCTTCTGGAGGAGCAGTCTCCGATCGAGGCGTACATCGAGTGGCTGGACTCGATGGTGGACCGCTGTGTCGTCAAG GTGGCAGGGAAGAGGCCCGGGTGCCTGAAGAAGGTGGCCCAACAGTTCCTGCTGATGTGGTCGTGTTTCGGTACCAGAGTCATCCGGGATATGACCCTCCACAGCGCGCCCAGCTTTG gatCCTTCCACCTGATCCACCTCATGTTTGATGATTATGTGCTTTACCTGCTGGAGTCCCTGCACTGCCAGGAGAGGGCCAACGACCTCATGAGGGCCATGAAGGGCGAGGGCAGCACAG cagagagagaggaggaattcACGCTGACAGAAACCACTCCCACCTCCCCGTCCCCCGGTTCCTACTCTCCTGCCCGGTCAGTCCACTCCGTGGGCGTCTCGTCGGCCAGCTCCcccacagctgctgtgtccCCAGAGTACACTGGagtcaccaccaccacag GCGCTGTTCAGTCATATACCTGGTCCCTTACATACACAGTGACAACAGCAGGCGGCTCCGGTCCAGAGGCCGGACAGCAGCTGTCTTGTATGAGGAGCAGCGCTCCAGTCCCGCCTCCATCCTCCGCACACCGGATGCCGGTCTACACCCACAGAGAGGAGCATGG GTATACTGGTAGTTACAACTATGGCAGCTACGCCAACCAGCATCCTCACTCGATCCAGAGCCAGTACCCGAGTCTGGCCCATGAGCCAGCGCTCCCAGCCCCCCTCCACTACTCTGCCTACCACCGCTCATCTGCACAG TACCAGCTCAATGGCCAGATGTCTCGGATGGAGCCTTGCTTGATGGGCAGCACTCCTCGGTTGCACCCTGCACCTGTTGCCCCCCGGTGGCCAGATGTGTCACCGGCTAACAGCTGTTACACCAGCCCACCTATGCATTCATCCCGGTATGCCACCTCCGGGGATATGTACTCTCCCCTGGGCCCACGCAGGAACTCAGAGTACGAACACTCACAGCATTTTCCGGGCTTTGCCTACATCAACGGAGAGGCCACCACAGGCTGGGCGAAATAG
- the polr3b gene encoding DNA-directed RNA polymerase III subunit RPC2 → MEVLGEEFGDMTPQELAAPVNTVTEKWKLLPAFLKVKGLVKQHIDSFNYFINVEIKKIMKANEKITSDADPMWYLKYLNIYVGMPDVEESFNVTRPVSPHECRLRDMTYSAPITVDIEYTRGSQRIIRNALPIGRMPIMLRSSNCVLTGKTPMEFSKLNECPLDPGGYFIVKGQEKVILIQEQLSKNRIIVEQDRKGAVGASVTSSTHEKKSRTNMIVKQGRFYLRHNTLSEDAPIAIIFKGMGVESDQEIVQMIGTEEHVMASFAPSLEECQKAQIFTQTQALRYLGNKVRRQRMWGGPKKTKMEEARELLASLILTHVPVKEFNFRAKCIYLAVMVRRVILAQGDNKVDDRDYYGNKRLELAGQLLSLLFEDLFKKFNSELKKIADQIIPKQRAAQFDVVKHMRQDQITNGMVNAISTGNWSLKRFKMDRQGVTQVLSRLSFISALGMMTRISSQFEKTRKVSGPRSLQPSQWGMLCPSDTPEGEACGLVKNLALMTHITTDMEDGPIIKLAFNLGVEDVNLLCGEELSYPSVFLVFLNGNILGVIRDHHKLVNTFRLMRRAGFINEFVSISTNLTDRCVYISSDGGRLCRPYIIVKKGQPMVKNKHIEDLSQGYRTFEDFLHEGLVEYLDVNEENDCQIALYEHMINKDTTHLEIEPFTLLGVCAGLIPYPHHNQSPRNTYQCAMGKQAMGTIGYNQRNRIDTLMYLLAYPQRPMVKTKTIELIDFEKLPAGQNATVAVMSYSGYDIEDALVLNKASLDRGFGRCLVYKNAKCTLRRYTNQTFDKVMGPMLDAATRKPIWRHSILDADGICSPGERVENKQVLVNKSMPTVTQTPLEGSTQLGQPQYRDVPISYKGSTDSYIEKVMISSNAEDAFLIKILLRQTRRPEIGDKFSSRHGQKGVCGLIVPQEDMPFCDSGICPDIIMNPHGYPSRMTVGKLIELLAGKAGVLDGRFHYGTAFGGSKVKDVCEDLIRYGYNYQGKDYVTSGITGEPLEAYIYFGPVYYQKLKHMVLDKMHARARGPRAVLTRQPTEGRSRDGGLRLGEMERDCLIGYGASMLLLERLMISSDAFEVDVCGQCGLLGYSGWCHYCKSSCHVSSLRIPYACKLLFQELQSMNIIPRLKLSRYNE, encoded by the exons ATGGAGGTGCTGGGAGAGGAGTTTGGGGACATGACTCCTCAGGAGCTGGCGGCTCCTGTCAACACTGTGACG gAAAAATGGAAACTTTTACCAGCCTTCCTGAAG GTGAAAGGTCTGGTGAAGCAGCACATCGACTCATTCAACTATTTCATCAATGTGGAG ataaagaaaataatgaaggcAAACGAGAAAATCACAAGTGATGCTGATCCAATGTGGTACCTCAA ATACCTCAATATCTACGTTGGCATGCCTGATGTTGAAGAAAGCTTCAATGTAACCAGACCAGTGTCGCCTCATGAG TGTCGTCTCAGAGACATGACCTACTCAGCGCCCATCACAGTGGACATAGAGTACACTCGTGGCAGTCAGAGAATCATCCGCAATGCCCTGCCAATTGGAAG GATGCCGATCATGCTGCGAAGCTCAAACTGTGTTCTCACAGGCAAGACACCCATGGAGTTTTCAAAACTCAATGAATGTCCTCTGGATCCAG GGGGTTATTTCATTGTGAAAGGTCAGGAGAAAGTAATTCTGATCCAAGAGCAGCTGTCCAAGAATCGAATCATTGTGGAGCAGGACAGGAAGGGTGCAGTTGGAGCCTCGGTTACCAG CTCCACTCatgagaagaaaagcagaacGAACATGATTGTTAAACAAGGCAGATTCTATTTGAGACACAACACGCTGTCAGAGGACGCTCCCATCGCCATCATATTCAAG GGTATGGGTGTAGAGAGTGACCAGGAGATAGTGCAGATGATTGGCACGGAGGAGCACGTCATGGCCAGCTTCGCCCCGAGTCTGGAGGAGTGCCAGAAAGCCCAGATCTtcacacagactcag GCTCTGAGGTACCTTGGGAATAAAGTGCGGAGACAGCGCATGTGGGGAGGCCCCAAGAAGACCAAGATGGAGGAGGCCAGAGAGCTGCTGGCTTCTCTTATCCTCACACATGTGCct GTCAAAGAGTTTAACTTTCGGGCCAAGTGTATTTACCTGGCTGTGATGGTGAGGAGGGTGATCCTGGCCCAGGGGGACAACAAGGTGGATGACAGAGATTACTATGGCAACAAACGTCTTGAGTTGGCTGGACAG ctcctgtctctgctgtttgaagaTCTGTTTAAGAAGTTTAACTCTGAACTGAAGAAAATCGCTGACCAGATCATCCCCAAGCAGAGAGCAGCTCAGTTTGATGTGGTGAAGCACATGCGGCAGGATCAGATCACCAATGGCATGGTCAATGCAATATCCACG gGCAACTGGTCTCTGAAGAGATTCAAGATGGACCGTCAGGGTGTCACCCAGGTCCTGTCACGTCTTTCCTTCATTTCCGCTCTTGGCATGATGACCAGGATCTCCTCCCAGTTTGAAAAGACCAGGAAGGTCAGCGGGCCGCGGTCCCTGCAGCCGTCACAGTGGGGCATGCTGTGTCCGTCTGACACTCCTGAGGGAGAG GCCTGTGGTCTGGTGAAGAACTTGGCTCTGATGACCCACATCACCACTGACATGGAGGACGGTCCAATCATCAAACTGGCTTTCAACCTCGGGGTAGAAGACGTCAACCTGCTGTGTGGAGAGGAGCTCTCCTACCCGAGCGTCTTCCTCGTCTTCCTCAATG GTAACATTCTCGGTGTAATTAGAGACCATCATAAGCTGGTCAACACCTTCAGGCTGATGCGTAGGGCGGGTTTCATCAACGAGTTTGTCTCCATCTCCACCAACTTGACCGACCGCTGCGTCTACATCTCGTCTGATGGAGGACGCCTCTGCAG GCCGTACATCATAGTGAAGAAGGGACAGCCGATGGTGAAAAACAAGCACATTGAAGATCTGTCGCAGGGCTACAG AACCTTTGAGGATTTCCTGCACGAGGGCCTCGTGGAGTACCTGGATGTCAACGAGGAGAACGACTGTCAGATCGCCCTTTATGAACACATGATTAACAA agacacaacacactTGGAGATCGAGCCCTTCACGCTACTCGGGGTGTGCGCCGGCCTCATTCCCTACCCCCACCACAACCAGTCGCCCAGGAACACATACCAGTGCGCTATGGGCAAGCAGGCCATGG GTACTATCGGCTACAACCAGAGGAACCGCATCGACACTCTGATGTACCTGCTGGCGTATCCTCAGAGGCCCATggtcaaaacaaaaaccatcgaGCTGATTGACTTTGAGAAGCTGCCTGCAGGTCAGAACGCCACCGTGGCTGTGATGAGCTACAGCGGATACGACATTGAGGACGCTCTGGTCCTCAACAAAGCCTCACTTGACAGAG GATTTGGCAGGTGCCTCGTATATAAAAATGCCAAGTGTACACTGCGCCGTTACACGAACCAGACCTTTGACAAGGTGATGGGGCCCATGCTGGATGCTGCCACACGAAAGCCCATCTGGAGACACAGCATCCTGGATGCTGACGGCATCTGTTCCCCCG GTGAGAGAGTGGAGAACAAGCAGGTGTTGGTGAACAAGTCCATGCCAACTGTCACCCAGAcgccactggagggcagtaccCAGCTAGGCCAGCCCCAGTACAGAGACGTGCCCATCAG CTATAAGGGCTCAACAGACTCGTACATCGAGAAGGTCATGATCTCGTCCAACGCTGAAGATGCTTTCCTCATCAAGATTCTCCTGAGGCAGACCAGGAGACCGGAGATAGGAGACAAATTCAGCAGTCGTCACGGACAGAAAG gtgTTTGTGGCCTCATCGTCCCACAGGAGGACATGCCATTCTGTGACTCGGGCATCTGTCCAGATATTATTATGAACCCTCACGGATATCCCTCCAGAATGACG GTGGGAAAGTTGATTGAACTGCTGGCGGGGAAGGCAGGAGTCCTGGATGGACGGTTTCACTATGGTACGGCCTTCGGAGGCAGCAAGGTGAAGGATGTGTGTGAGGATCTCATCCGTTATGGATACAACTACCAGGGCAAGGACTACGTCACTTCAGGAATCACTGG AGAACCACTGGAGGCGTACATCTACTTTGGACCGGTGTATTATCAGAAACTGAAGCACATGGTCCTGGACAAAATGCACGCCAGAGCCCGAGGCCCCAGAGCTGTTCTCACCAG GCAGCCGACGGAGGGCCGCTCCAGAGATGGAGGTCTGCGTCTGGGCGAGATGGAGCGTGACTGTCTGATCGGCTACGGAGCGAGCATGTTACTGCTGGAGCGCCTCATGATCTCCAGTGACGCCTTCGAGGTGGACGTGTGCGGGCAGTGTGGCCTGTTGGGATACTCTGGGTG GTGTCACTACTGTAAGTCATCTTGCCACGTTTCCTCTCTGCGTATCCCGTACGCCTGCAAGCTGCTGTTCCAGGAGCTGCAGTCCATGAACATCATCCCCCGACTCAAACTGTCACGTTACAACGAGTGA
- the endouc gene encoding LOW QUALITY PROTEIN: poly(U)-specific endoribonuclease-C (The sequence of the model RefSeq protein was modified relative to this genomic sequence to represent the inferred CDS: inserted 2 bases in 1 codon; deleted 2 bases in 2 codons; substituted 4 bases at 4 genomic stop codons): MGTSVFVSCLYLTPDLTVNKELSSLFNELWTLDVNRVKPGIDYTTSVQGRANFVSQRSHVAQERVSQPLFSXQKXFLTFXPFKGRLYADFIIINEISVPAGFMKLQDSYERSTGVTERVTTEEHTETSLFLYAVFQTDVMKQLHXYLVSKGRSSFDLXLFKSQLHLIWFQLYHRQRNIGEEHNGPGQH, from the exons ATGGGAACTTCAG TATTTGTCAGTTGTCTGTACCTGACTCCTGACTTGACTGTAAACAAGGAACTGTCCAGTCTTTTCAATGAGCTGTGGACGCTGGATGTGAATCGCGTGAAGCCTGGGATAGACTACACAACATCTGTTCAG GGTAGAGCCAATTTTGTAAGCCAG CGAAGCCATGTTGCACAGGAGCGTGTCTCACAGCCTCTGTTCTCCTGACAGAAGTAGTTTCTCACTTTCTGACCCTTCAAAGGCAGGTTATATGCAGACTTCATTATAATAAATGAGATTTCTGTGCCTGCAGGGTTCATGAAACTCCAGGACAGCTATGAGCGGTCCACAGGCGTGACAGAACGAGTCACAACAGAGGAGCACACTGAAACTAGTCTCTTCCTGTATGCTGTCTTCCAG ACAGATGTGATGAAG cagcttcattaGTACCTGGTGAGCAAAGGACGGTCCAGCTTTGACTT GCTGTTTAAGAGTCAGCTACACTTAATCTGGTTCCAGCTCTACCACCGACAGAGAAACATAGG GGAGGAGCACAATGGTCCTGGTCAACATTGA
- the rfx4 gene encoding transcription factor RFX4 isoform X2 — protein sequence MHCGLLEEPDMDSTESWIERCLNESESKRYSSHTSLGNMSNDEHEEKENNRASKPHSTPATLEWLEENYEIAEGVCIPRSALYMHYLDFSEKHDTQPVNAASFGKIIRQQFPALTTRRLGTRGQSKYHYYGIAVKETSQYYDVMYSKKGAAWVNETGKKEVTKQTVAYSPRSKLGTLLPEFPNVKDLNLPASLPEERVSTFIMMYRTHCQRILDTVIRANFDEVQSFLLHFWQGMPPHMLPVLGSPTVVNIVGVCDSILYKAISGVLMPTVLQALPDSLTQVIRKFAKQLDEWLKIALHDLPENLRNIKFELSRRFSQILKRQTSLNHLCQASRTVINSADITFQMLEDWRNVDLNSITKQTLYTMEDSQEEHRQLIIHLYQEFDRLLEEQSPIEAYIEWLDSMVDRCVVKVAGKRPGCLKKVAQQFLLMWSCFGTRVIRDMTLHSAPSFGSFHLIHLMFDDYVLYLLESLHCQERANDLMRAMKGEGSTAEREEEFTLTETTPTSPSPGSYSPARSVHSVGVSSASSPTAAVSPEYTGVTTTTVTTAGGSGPEAGQQLSCMRSSAPVPPPSSAHRMPVYTHREEHGYTGSYNYGSYANQHPHSIQSQYPSLAHEPALPAPLHYSAYHRSSAQYQLNGQMSRMEPCLMGSTPRLHPAPVAPRWPDVSPANSCYTSPPMHSSRYATSGDMYSPLGPRRNSEYEHSQHFPGFAYINGEATTGWAK from the exons ATGCATTGCGGGCTGCTGGAGGAGCCTGATATGGATTCCACAG agagttGGATTGAAAGATGCCTCAATGAGAGTGAGAGCAAGCGATACTCCAGTCACACGTCTCTGGGGAACATGTCCAACGATGAAC atgaagaaaaagaaaacaacagagccTCTAAACCACATTCGACACCAGCTACTCTGGAATG GCTAGAGGAGAATTATGAGATTGCAGAAGGTGTGTGCATCCCCCGAAGTGCTCTCTACATGCATTACCTAGACTTCAGTGAGAAGCACGACACACAGCCTGTGAACGCAGCCAGCTTTGGAAAG ATCATAAGGCAACAGTTTCCAGCATTAACTACCAGAAGACTGGGGACAAGAGGGCAGTCCAA GTACCACTACTACGGCATAGCTGTGAAGGAGACCTCTCAGTATTATGACGTGATGTACTCCAAAAAGGGAGCGGCGTGGGTGAACGAGACGGGGAAGAAAGAGGTCACGAAGCAGACAGTGGCGTATTCACCACGCTCCAAACTGGGGACGCTCCTGCCAGAGTTTCCAAATGTCAAAGACCTAAATTTGCCCGCCAGCCTGCCAGAAGAGAGG GTGTCAACCTTCATCATGATGTACAGAACGCACTGTCAGAGGATACTGGACACTGTTATTCGAGCCAACTTTGATGAG GTCCAAAGCTTCCTGCTGCACTTCTGGCAGGGCATGCCGCCCCACATGCTCCCTGTCCTCGGCTCCCCAACGGTGGTGAACATAGTCGGTGTTTGTGACTCCATCCTCTACAAGGCCATCTCTGGGGTGCTGATGCCCACCGTCCTGCAAGCACTGCCTGATAG TTTGACTCAGGTTATTCGAAAATTTGCCAAACAGCTCGACGAGTGGCTTAAAATAGCACTTCACGACCTTCCTGAAAACCTCAGAAACATCAAATTTGAAT TGTCGAGGAGATTTTCTCAGATTCTGAAGCGGCAAACATCATTAAACCATCTTTGTCAG GCGTCTCGGACTGTGATAAACAGTGCCGACATCACCTTTCAAATGCTGGAGGACTGGAGGAATGTGGACTTAAACAGCATCACCAAGCAGACACTTTACACCATGGAGGACTCACAAGAGGAGCACAGGCAGCTTATTATCCACT TGTATCAAGAGTTTGACCGTCTTCTGGAGGAGCAGTCTCCGATCGAGGCGTACATCGAGTGGCTGGACTCGATGGTGGACCGCTGTGTCGTCAAG GTGGCAGGGAAGAGGCCCGGGTGCCTGAAGAAGGTGGCCCAACAGTTCCTGCTGATGTGGTCGTGTTTCGGTACCAGAGTCATCCGGGATATGACCCTCCACAGCGCGCCCAGCTTTG gatCCTTCCACCTGATCCACCTCATGTTTGATGATTATGTGCTTTACCTGCTGGAGTCCCTGCACTGCCAGGAGAGGGCCAACGACCTCATGAGGGCCATGAAGGGCGAGGGCAGCACAG cagagagagaggaggaattcACGCTGACAGAAACCACTCCCACCTCCCCGTCCCCCGGTTCCTACTCTCCTGCCCGGTCAGTCCACTCCGTGGGCGTCTCGTCGGCCAGCTCCcccacagctgctgtgtccCCAGAGTACACTGGagtcaccaccaccacag TGACAACAGCAGGCGGCTCCGGTCCAGAGGCCGGACAGCAGCTGTCTTGTATGAGGAGCAGCGCTCCAGTCCCGCCTCCATCCTCCGCACACCGGATGCCGGTCTACACCCACAGAGAGGAGCATGG GTATACTGGTAGTTACAACTATGGCAGCTACGCCAACCAGCATCCTCACTCGATCCAGAGCCAGTACCCGAGTCTGGCCCATGAGCCAGCGCTCCCAGCCCCCCTCCACTACTCTGCCTACCACCGCTCATCTGCACAG TACCAGCTCAATGGCCAGATGTCTCGGATGGAGCCTTGCTTGATGGGCAGCACTCCTCGGTTGCACCCTGCACCTGTTGCCCCCCGGTGGCCAGATGTGTCACCGGCTAACAGCTGTTACACCAGCCCACCTATGCATTCATCCCGGTATGCCACCTCCGGGGATATGTACTCTCCCCTGGGCCCACGCAGGAACTCAGAGTACGAACACTCACAGCATTTTCCGGGCTTTGCCTACATCAACGGAGAGGCCACCACAGGCTGGGCGAAATAG